The stretch of DNA TTGATGAGAAGTTCAAGGGCTTTGGGAAACCTGCGTGGATGAAGAAATAAGGGAAAAGGATGGGGACAGTCCCCCGGCGCTTTAACGCAGCGGGGGACTGTCCCCATTTTTCTACTTCTTCTTTTGCCCCGGAGGCATCTGTTTCACGTGAATGTTAAGTTCTGTTGTTACTCCATGGTATGATACCGAAATGGTTGTTTTTCCTTTTTTACCGGCTTGGACGCCGCCGCTTTGGTTCACCACCGCAACAGTTGGATCCGCACTAGTAAACTCCAAATCATCGGTCAATGTTTTGACTGACCCATCATAATAAGTACCCTTCACTACAAGCGAAGCTGGTTCTCCTTCTCTTAAGGATTCTGGACCTTCCACTTTAATGGATACAGGGTTAGCTGCTAACGCGCCGACATGGGCTCCCGCTTTACTTAGTTCGCTCTCAGGAGCTAAGCGGAGGAAGTTTCCATAATTAATGGCGCCATTTTGATATCTAGTAAACTCTTCAGGGACATCAAGGCTGACGAAGTCACTAGCTGAAACTACCGTACCAGCACTATTCACTGTCTTTGACCCATCAAAGAGGAAATTCGTCTCATCCACATTTCCACTAATCGAATCCCTGATGGTACCACCGTTCGTCCTAAACGAGAGATTATTTTTAAATATTCCCTGCTCCGCAGCTGTAAAATAAGGATTGATTCGGAACACATAGTTAAAGCGTTTGTTGTTGAAAGAAGTGTTGTTCTCGACGACAATTTTTCCAGGGTTAAAATTATCGGTAAAGCCGTCCATATTGTTATCAAACGCAATATTGTTTCGGACGATGTGGGCAACTGGAAGACCTTCGCCACCTAGCTTAAAGCCATTCCCCTGATTGCCCTCCTCGTTATAGCCATTACTTAGCTTCCCGTTGCTATAAGCAATATTTCCGTCCAAGGTGATTGGCATATTTGCCCCTTCGTTCGTTCGGTTATATAGATCCCAGCCATCATCCACATTGTGATGGGCGATATTGCCTTTAAAAACATTGCCAACACCCACGCCTAGCTTGGCGGCAAATCCATCCGCATTTTCATCACTCAAATCGCGGTTGTCATGAGATTCACAATTTAAAATCAAATTGTACTTCGGCCATTTTTCCGGATCTGAACCGCTGCCGCTAATTTGCAAGCCGGTATCTCCGTTAAAATTGAAGAGCATCTGCTCAACTACATTGTGATTTCCGCTTACTCTCATCCCACTGGAAACGGCTCCTGTTATTTGAATCCCAGCCAAATGCCAATAATCCGCATTTAACTTCAGGACATTTCCAAGATGGTTTTGACCATCAATGGTGACCTTTTCACCGTTATAGGCTGCCAAGGTTTTCACTTTATCCTTCGAACCGCTATATTCCTTTTTAATATCGATGATAGCGGAAGGAGTATAGGTGCCTTCGCGCATAAAAATGGTTTCGCTTGGTAAAACGTATTTGATGGCTGTTTCTAAATCCATCGGGTCGTCGATAGTGCCTCGGGCTGAACTTGTCCCATTAGGAGACACATAGAGTCCAGCACCCGAATTGTACACCTTCTTTGTTACCTTAAGGGTTTTTGTAATCGGAGTAGAATCAGGCGCTCCCGTTGGTGAATAGGTCACGCTGAAATCCGTTGTATCGTTTTCCAAATTGGTTGCAAAGGAGTAGACCTCATCCTTCTTCAGCGCTTCACTGCTGACAACTTCAGTTCCATCCCTGGTCACTGTAATCGTTCCATCGTAGTTGGCGAGTGCTTTTAGCTCATAGTCAGCCGAGCCAATTTCTGGTGCAGAAACGATTTCCATGGCTGCCTTTGGTTCAACAATAGGTGCTGGCGGTGTCGGTATGGTATGAGCCTCACTTAGTGTTAATCTCGCATTTCGCACCGTCATTTTCGCATTTCTTGCTGCATAAAAGCCTACATACATGTGATCCGGATCAATCACCTGTACCATGTCAGCTCCTGTGATTCTTTTTTCAAAAGTCTTCTGCTCTGATAAATGGGTAAAGGTCGCAGACATAATAAATTCGCTATCCGTTCTCTCTAGTTTCATTCGTACGGGAGTTCCAATTGGAAGTTTGTATGTCGAATCTGTTGTAAAAGGTGAGGCCTTTAATTCACTTCCTAAGTTCCCCCATGGATATTTAACCCCTGTACGATAGATGGGACTGACCCCGCCACGCATCATACCCACGCCAAAAATGTTGGATGCTGCAGGAACTTCCTCATACCCTAAAATCATTGGATCCTGACGTGCGGCACCGTTGATATCTCTTACCATGATACCGGCACTTTCCTGTCCGTTTGGTCCAGCACCTGTTTCCGGTCCAAACTGGTCAATGGTGATGTCCGCTTCAAGAATGAAGTTGTGCACCTTTGGATCCAGCTTTGTGTTGTAAAAAGTCAGTCCGTCATGTCCCGGTGCCAATTTCCCGCCTCTACTCTCTAAGATGATATCACCATCAATGGTCCCAGGATTTTCAGGATGGGCATAGTTTGTCCCTACCTTTTCCGGCAAGACGTTCGGTGCGAAGCTTAAATCGGTCGACTGACCAAAGGTGATACTTTCCCATTTTAATTGGGAGGCATTCGTCTCCTCTGCAGCGTTTGCAGGAGAGACCAGCATAGGTGCTGTACTTAGCAATAATGCCAAGGAAAGAAAGATACTCCATACTTTAGTAAGCGTTTTCAAATCTTCATCTCCTCTCAAAGAAATATGTAACACTTGAAAGTATAGAGTATCTTTTATTTTTTAAAAATTAAAAATCTTTAGATATTTGTTTGATATTTTTCGTTTTTTGCGGGGACAGTCCCCCGCTTGGGTACAGCGTCACAGTCTAAAAGTCCCGAGTGAGCCATCTGTTCTTGTTGAATAAAGTTGGAACTGTTTTCATACAGTTATCTAAACGGTCTTTCTTCTGTGGAAAAGTGGGGTAGCTTCGCTTGGTTCGAGTTTATAAGGAGGGAGCAGCATGCAATATAAGAAATCTATTATAGGTGGAGTCATTGCGATTGTTATTTTAGTCATTGGCTTCTTTTCGACTACTACTGTTGCGTCCGGTTATCGAGGCGTACTTTTACAATTAGGTGCAGTTAAACCGACGATTTTAACGGAGGGGTTTCATTTTAAGCTTCCCTTTATCCAAACCGTTCAACCGATTGAGGTACGGGTACAAAAAGAAGAAAGCTCCCAGACTGCTGCCTCCAAGGATCTGCAAATCGTTACAACAAATGTGGCCGTCAACTTTTCAGTTAATGCAGAAGCCGCGAATAAATTATATCAAGAAATCGGACTGGATTATCGTTCCAGAATTGTTGATCCAGCGATTGCTGAATCGTTAAAGGCAATTACTGCACTGTATACAGCAGAAGAATTGATTTCCAAACGCCCAGAAGTATCAGCAAAAGTAAAAGAGATGCTTGCTGCTAAATTAACAAAATATCATATGATTCTAGAAGATATTAATATTAAAGAGTTTGCTTTCAGTGAAGAATTCAATAAAGCGATTGAAGCCAAGCAAACAGCGGAACAAAACGCGTTAAGGGCACAAAGAGATTTAGAGAGAATCAAAATTGAAGCGGAGCAGAAGGTAGCTCAGGCAGGGGCAGAAGCAGAAGCCCTACGCTTGAAAAAGCAAGAAGTCACGCCGGAGTTAATCCAATTAAAACAAATTGAAGTTCAAGAGAAGGCGTTGGAGAAATGGGATGGCCGCCTGCCAAGTGTCACAGGTGGGGCAACCCCGTTTATTGATGTAAATGGGCTCGAGAAACAAAAATAGAAAGAGGGGACAGTCCCCCGGCGCTTTAGCGCGCTAGGGGACTGTCCCCAAAATGTTAATTTTCTAGCTGGTAAGAATGACTGAAATGGACTTTACCATTTTCATCGCGGATTTCAACTGTAGCTTCTTTGTTTGAAGGGTCAATTCGGAACACGCCAAAGTTGAAGAAATTCCCTTCTGCATATAATCTCTCGGGCCCAAAGGTGGGATCAAGTGTGCCTGGATTAATTTTCACAGCTCCAATCGGACCGCTGATTAGCTCGTTATAATCCGTTTTCCCATCCTGATTGGCATCGTATTTGATGATATCTGCAAAATGCACATCTGTTGTGAAGAAAAAAACGTTTTTGATTCCTTTTTCAATAATAAAATCAGAGATTTTTTTGAATTCGTTCTCATAGCCTGTTGGATCATTTGGGTTTACTTGATTGCCATTCGCCCATCCATCCCTAGCCATTGCTTTTCCAGTTGGTACAGAGATAGGTACGGAAGTCGCTACAAGCTTCACTTTTGCATCTGAAGTTAAAAGCTGTTGTTTTAACCAATCTAACTGTTCCTCACCAAGCATAGTCTTATCTGCTCCATCACCCTGTGTGTTAGGTGAACGGTATCCCCGGTTGTTTAGAATAATCATATCCATTGTATTACCCCAAGAATACTTGTGATAAAGCTTGTCCTCTGAACTGCGTTCGCTTGACATTGGCCAGTAGTCTTTAAATGCCCGTAAACCAGTCGGAGTAAGGGGTTGTGATGGACCTGAAAAATCATTGGTTACTTCATGATCATCCCATATGGCAAATGTTCCTGTTTTTTGCAGGAGGCTGCGCAAGCCTGCATCGGTACGGTTTTCTTTATATTTCGCCCAGAAATCCTGCACTTTTTCCGAAGGTGGGTTAGGCACTGCTGGTGTTTTATTATCAGCATAAATGGTGTCACCGCTAAACAGGAAGAAGTCTGGATTTAAAACGGACATCGCTTTGAATGATTTAAATGGAGGTATCTCTCCCTGGCCCCCGGTATCTCCGCCCCAAACCATCGTCATTGGCTTTAAGCTGTTTTCCTCCGGTGCGGTTTTGAATGAACCGTTCACGGTATACTTGCTGGAAACAGCATGCGCCCGGTAATAATAAGTTGTATCAGGCTTTAATTCGTTAACCTTTACATTTACCGTATAATCATGTTCTTCATCAGCATGGCTCGTTTTGA from Bacillus sp. SLBN-46 encodes:
- a CDS encoding right-handed parallel beta-helix repeat-containing protein: MKTLTKVWSIFLSLALLLSTAPMLVSPANAAEETNASQLKWESITFGQSTDLSFAPNVLPEKVGTNYAHPENPGTIDGDIILESRGGKLAPGHDGLTFYNTKLDPKVHNFILEADITIDQFGPETGAGPNGQESAGIMVRDINGAARQDPMILGYEEVPAASNIFGVGMMRGGVSPIYRTGVKYPWGNLGSELKASPFTTDSTYKLPIGTPVRMKLERTDSEFIMSATFTHLSEQKTFEKRITGADMVQVIDPDHMYVGFYAARNAKMTVRNARLTLSEAHTIPTPPAPIVEPKAAMEIVSAPEIGSADYELKALANYDGTITVTRDGTEVVSSEALKKDEVYSFATNLENDTTDFSVTYSPTGAPDSTPITKTLKVTKKVYNSGAGLYVSPNGTSSARGTIDDPMDLETAIKYVLPSETIFMREGTYTPSAIIDIKKEYSGSKDKVKTLAAYNGEKVTIDGQNHLGNVLKLNADYWHLAGIQITGAVSSGMRVSGNHNVVEQMLFNFNGDTGLQISGSGSDPEKWPKYNLILNCESHDNRDLSDENADGFAAKLGVGVGNVFKGNIAHHNVDDGWDLYNRTNEGANMPITLDGNIAYSNGKLSNGYNEEGNQGNGFKLGGEGLPVAHIVRNNIAFDNNMDGFTDNFNPGKIVVENNTSFNNKRFNYVFRINPYFTAAEQGIFKNNLSFRTNGGTIRDSISGNVDETNFLFDGSKTVNSAGTVVSASDFVSLDVPEEFTRYQNGAINYGNFLRLAPESELSKAGAHVGALAANPVSIKVEGPESLREGEPASLVVKGTYYDGSVKTLTDDLEFTSADPTVAVVNQSGGVQAGKKGKTTISVSYHGVTTELNIHVKQMPPGQKKK
- a CDS encoding prohibitin family protein, which encodes MQYKKSIIGGVIAIVILVIGFFSTTTVASGYRGVLLQLGAVKPTILTEGFHFKLPFIQTVQPIEVRVQKEESSQTAASKDLQIVTTNVAVNFSVNAEAANKLYQEIGLDYRSRIVDPAIAESLKAITALYTAEELISKRPEVSAKVKEMLAAKLTKYHMILEDINIKEFAFSEEFNKAIEAKQTAEQNALRAQRDLERIKIEAEQKVAQAGAEAEALRLKKQEVTPELIQLKQIEVQEKALEKWDGRLPSVTGGATPFIDVNGLEKQK
- a CDS encoding glycerophosphodiester phosphodiesterase family protein produces the protein MIAHRGASAYGPEHTLAAYKQAMTMKADYVEFDLQMTKDGQLIAMHDETLSRTTNAKELYPDRAPWRVKDFTLEEISRLDAGSWFNKAYPDKAKTQYIGQHVPTLEEAIKFVKQHGNGKVGLYMETKAPSVYPGMEEKLIEILKKTNVLDDEKLFLESFSEDSLRKLKNLVPNVKLIQLYTGGMLAGKDVYQELKRISDYAAGVGPSKELVVPKLMEAAHQNQLLVHPWTVNSQDDMVSLLSLGVDGEFTNNTDLLVDLLEKPFISHGVASGDITDSAAILWARTNEDARVQFEISTDSSFKHDTIVKTSHADEEHDYTVNVKVNELKPDTTYYYRAHAVSSKYTVNGSFKTAPEENSLKPMTMVWGGDTGGQGEIPPFKSFKAMSVLNPDFFLFSGDTIYADNKTPAVPNPPSEKVQDFWAKYKENRTDAGLRSLLQKTGTFAIWDDHEVTNDFSGPSQPLTPTGLRAFKDYWPMSSERSSEDKLYHKYSWGNTMDMIILNNRGYRSPNTQGDGADKTMLGEEQLDWLKQQLLTSDAKVKLVATSVPISVPTGKAMARDGWANGNQVNPNDPTGYENEFKKISDFIIEKGIKNVFFFTTDVHFADIIKYDANQDGKTDYNELISGPIGAVKINPGTLDPTFGPERLYAEGNFFNFGVFRIDPSNKEATVEIRDENGKVHFSHSYQLEN